The following are encoded together in the Montipora capricornis isolate CH-2021 chromosome 5, ASM3666992v2, whole genome shotgun sequence genome:
- the LOC138048615 gene encoding uncharacterized protein, giving the protein MHQRLVNHHNLVIDKETVRTILRIVDPVGVENRSKHRFKRRQYRSKGPNYIWHMDGYDKLKPFGFCIHGCIDGYSWRIVWLEVGVTNNDPDVTAGYFLDAIRSVGGVPRILRADNGTENVHIAAFQRFFRREAVDAFAGEKSFIYGRSVSNQRIEAWWGQLRRGGMDWWITFFKDLRDNGLFCDDNIFHVESIRFCFMFIIQEELNKAAKLWNLHRIRPSTNPEYPPGRPDMLYFLPEISNTQDYKTVVTVDDVELVEETCGLQNVQLPCSPEFISLAEILLRENGLMMPSNANDAKALYIELLDKIKEVEDNL; this is encoded by the coding sequence ATGCATCAAAGACTCGTCAATCATCATAATCTTGTAATTGACAAAGAAACAGTTCGCACCATTCTAAGAATTGTTGATCCTGTTGGCGTTGAAAATCGCTCAAAGCATCGTTTCAAACGAAGGCAGTACCGTAGCAAAGGGCCAAACTATATATGGCATATGGACGGATACGATAAACTAAAACCGTTTGGGTTTTGCATTCACGGCTGTATCGACGGATACAGCTGGCGTATTGTTTGGTTGGAAGTTGGCGTTACCAACAACGACCCAGATGTCACGGCGGGATACTTCTTAGATGCCATTCGTTCTGTTGGTGGTGTACCACGCATTTTGCGTGCCGACAATGGTACAGAAAATGTCCACATTGCAGCGTTTCAGCGATTTTTTCGAAGAGAGGCAGTTGATGCATTTGCCGGGGAAAAGAGTTTCATATACGGAAGATCAGTTTCTAATCAGCGGATCGAGGCATGGTGGGGTCAACTGCGCAGAGGTGGCATGGATTGGTggataactttttttaaagatttgaGAGATAATGGTTTGTTCTGCGACGACAACATTTTCCACGTAGAATCTATACGATTTTGCTTTATGTTTATCATACAAGAGGAATTAAACAAAgcagctaagttatggaatcTTCACAGAATCAGACCCTCTACTAACCCAGAATATCCTCCCGGAAGACCCGACATGCTATATTTTCTGCCAGAAATCAGTAACACACAGGACTACAAAACAGTCGTAACTGTGGATGATGTGGAACTCGTTGAGGAGACGTGTGGCTTGCAGAATGTTCAGTTACCCTGTTCACCCGAATTTATCTCCTTGGCTGAGATACTTTTGCGAGAGAATGGTCTGATGATGCCTAGCAATGCAAATGACGCCAAAGCTCTCTACATAGAGTTAttggataaaataaaagaagttGAAGATAATCTTTAA